The region CATACCGGGGCATGGCAACAGCGTACGACCGCCCCTGACGATTTTCCCCGGGGTGGGTAATACTCGACGCGTGGCGGACGGGGAAGAGCGCGTGACCGACGGCGCGGACAGCTCGGCGGTTCGACCGCTGCGGCGGGCCGTACCCCTGCTCGACGGTCCGCTCGCGAGTTCGGGAGCGGCACCGGAACCGGTGCGCGCGAGGCCCGTGGACCCGGCTCCGGCCGACGCCATCGGGGCCGACGCGACGCCGACGACCCCCGAGCCCGACCGTCCGGGGCTGGCCGTCAGCACGGCGGTCACCCCCGAGCCGACCGACGCCGCACCCGCCGAAGCGAAGCCAGCCGACGCCGTAACGGCCAACGTCGGGCTGTCCGACGCCGTACCGGGCGACGCCAAGCGAGCCGATGCCGTACCGGGCGACGAGGGGCGGGCCGGCGCCGGTTCGGGCGATCCGGAGGCCACCGAGGCCGGGGCGGCGACCGGGGACCCGGAGACGAAGACCGACGGCGCGACGGGGGACACGACCACGCCGGGCCCGGACGGCGCCACCACCGGCGACGCCACCCCGGCGGGGGCGGCCACCCGTGGCCGGCGGACCCGGGTGCCGTTCGCGCACGCCCTGCGGCGGTTCCCGCCAGCCCGCCAGATCCCCGCCGCGACCACCCGCGCGGTCCGGTCCTGGTCCAGGGGCGGCAGCGGGCGGTTGGTCCTGCCCGCGATGCTCATCCTGGCGCTGATCGCGGCGGCCGGGCTGGCCGGCGGGGTGCTGATCCCGGCCACGTCGCACGTGCCGCCGTCCCGTGCCGGCAACGCCGGTGGCCCCAACCCCGACCTCACCGCACCACCCACCGGGCCGGACGGCTCGGTCGTCCCCTCCGACGGCGCCGGGCCGCTGCCCACCGGCGGTCTGCCGGGCGCACTGCCGGCAACCGCCCGGCCGGCGGACGTCCTCACCGGTTGGGCCCAGCAGACCTCGGCGCGGACCGGGGTGGCGCCGCTGGCGATGGAGGCGTACGGCTACGCCGAGCTGGTACTCGCGCAGACCAGACCGGCCTGCAAGCTGAGCTGGACCACATTGGCCGCGATCGGGTACGTCGAGTCGCGACACGGCACCGCGAACGGCGCCCAGCTCGACGCGAAGGGAGCGTCCACTCCGAAGATCATCGGCGAACCCCTGGACGGCCAGGGGAACCGAATGCGGATCATGGACACCGACCGTGGCGCGCTCGACGGCGACGTCACCTACGACCGGGCGGTCGGTCCGATGCAGTTCATCCCCACCACCTGGCAGGAAAGTGGCGTCGACGCGGACAACGACGGGGTGAAAAACCCCCAGGACCTCGATGACGCAGCCCTCGCGGCCGGTAACTATCTGTGCAAGGGCACCCGGAACCTCTCCGTGATCGAAGACTGGTGGAACGCCATCCTCTCCTACAACAACCTGCATGTTTACGCTCAGGACGTGTTCAACAAGGCCAACGAGTACGGTGCCAACAGCCGGGCGTAGTCTAGACGTAGCGTAATGGTCCACGTACATTGAAGAATTGGCCACTTTCGCCAGACTGCGGTTAGCGGCAAGCTGTACAGGTGATGGTGCGCGAGTGGGATCCCCGGACCGCGTCGTCCGCCGAGATCGAGTCGTTGCTGGACACTGTCAACGCGGCGTTCGCGGCGGACCTTCCGGCCGATCCTCAGTGGCGGAACAACTCACTTCGGGAGTATCTGGCCGAGGTGATGCCGGGTGAACGGCGGATTTCCTGGATCGCCCAGGAGGAACCGGCGGCCGACGGCACGGCCGGTCGGATCATGGGCCACATTCATGTCCTGCTGCTCGGTGACATCGGCGTGATCGACGTGCTCGTCCACCCCGCCGCGCGACGCCGGGGGCTGGGACGGGAGCTGCTGGCCAAGGCGGCCCGACGGACGTACCAGGAGGGTTTCTCCTCGATCGGGGTGGAGGTCATCGGCGACACCCCGGCGATCCACTTCTTCGAGGCGCTCGGCTTCGCCCGGGAGTACGTCGAGACCCGCAGCGTGCTGCCCCTGTCCACGGTGGACTGGGTCACGCTGGAGGAGATGGCCCAGGGCATCAGCTCCGGCTACCGGCTGGAGTTCTATCCCGGTGGTCCGCCGGACGAGATGCTCGCCGCGTACGCGCGGGCCAAGGCCGAGATCCGCGACATCGACGACGGTGACCTGGACCTGCGGCCCAGCTCCTACGACCCGCAGCGGCTGCGGGACAGCCTGAGCTGCCTGCACCGGCGGGGCATGAAGCCGTACATCGTGCTCGCCGTGCACGAGCGCACCGGCGAGGTCGCCGGGCTGACCGAGGTGGTGGTGCCGGCCCAGCACCCGACCCGGGCCGACCAGTACGACACGATCATCGTGCAGGACCACCGCGGTTACGGCATCGACCGGGCGATCAAGGCGCGGATGCTGTTCGAGTTGCGTACGGCCGAGCCGGACCTGGCCGAGGTGCAGACCTGGAACGCCCAGGCCAACGAGCCGATGCTCAAGGTCAACGCCGAGCTGGGTTTCCGGGCCGAGCGGGACTGGTGCGAGTACGGCGTGAATGTCGCCGAACTGGTGCACCGGCTGGACGCCACCGGAACCGGTACGCCGTAGCGCCGGACCCGGCCACCGTGCCGCTCAGTAGCTCTCGCGCAGCATCTTGGCCGCCTCGACGGCCCAGTAGCTGAGGATGATCTGCGCCCCGGCCCGACGGATCGAGGTGAGGCTCTCCATGATCGCCCGGTCCCGGTCCACCCAGCCGTTCGCCGCGGCGGCCTCGACCATCGCGTACTCGCCGGAGACCTGGTAGGCGGCGACCGGCACGTCCACCGAGTCGCGGATCGCGGCCAGCACGTCGAGGTAGGGCAGCGCCGGCTTCACCATCACCAGGTCGGCGCCCTCGGCGATGTCGAGCTGGACCTCACGCAGCGACTCCCGCAGGTTCGCCGGGTCCTGCTGGTAGCTCTTCCGGTCGCCCTCAAGCGCCGACTCGACCGCGTCCCGGAACGGGCCGTAGAACGCCGAGGCGTATTTCACCGCGTACGCCAGGATCGAGGTGTCCCGGTAACCGGCCGCGTCCAGCGCCCGACGGACCACGCCGACCTGGCCGTCCATCATCCCGGACGGCCCCACCATGTGGACGCCGGCGGCGGCCTGGGCCACCGCCATCTCGGCGTACGCGGCCAGCGTCGCGTCGTTGTCGACGCTGCCGTCCGGGGCGAGCAGCCCGCAGTGCCCGTGCGAGGTGAACTCGTCCAGGCACAGGTCGCTCATCAGCACGGTGCTGTCGCCCAGCTCGGCGTGCAGGTCCCGCAGCGCCACGTTGAGGATGCCGTCCGGGTCGACCCCGCCGGAGCCCCGCTCGTCCCTGGTCGCCGGCACCCCGAAGAGCATGATGCCGCCGACCCCGGCCTGGACCGCCTCGACCGCCGCCTTGCGCAGCGAGTCGCGGGAGTGTTGCAGCACCCCCGGCAGGGTGGCGATCGGTCGGGGCTCGGCCAGCCCCTCCTTGACGAACATCGGCAGCACCAGCTCGGCCGGGGCCAGCCGGGTCTCGGTCACCAGACGACGGATCGCCGGGGTGCGCCGCAACCGTCGCGGTCGGATGTCGGGGTACGACATGAGCCCTCCTGTACCACCGGTCGGCGCGACCCGACTGGTCGCACCGACCTTTCCTCGGTCGGTCAGCGGAACCGCAGCGCGGTCGGCCCCTGCACCTTCGAGCCACGGCGCTGCTTCGCCGGCATCGCCATCAGCTTCTCGCGCAGTTCGACGGCGTACGAGGCGAGTGCCTCGACGAGATCGGGCACCGAGGCGTTGGTCGGCTGG is a window of Micromonospora sp. NBC_01699 DNA encoding:
- the hemB gene encoding porphobilinogen synthase — encoded protein: MSYPDIRPRRLRRTPAIRRLVTETRLAPAELVLPMFVKEGLAEPRPIATLPGVLQHSRDSLRKAAVEAVQAGVGGIMLFGVPATRDERGSGGVDPDGILNVALRDLHAELGDSTVLMSDLCLDEFTSHGHCGLLAPDGSVDNDATLAAYAEMAVAQAAAGVHMVGPSGMMDGQVGVVRRALDAAGYRDTSILAYAVKYASAFYGPFRDAVESALEGDRKSYQQDPANLRESLREVQLDIAEGADLVMVKPALPYLDVLAAIRDSVDVPVAAYQVSGEYAMVEAAAANGWVDRDRAIMESLTSIRRAGAQIILSYWAVEAAKMLRESY
- a CDS encoding lytic transglycosylase domain-containing protein, encoding MTDGADSSAVRPLRRAVPLLDGPLASSGAAPEPVRARPVDPAPADAIGADATPTTPEPDRPGLAVSTAVTPEPTDAAPAEAKPADAVTANVGLSDAVPGDAKRADAVPGDEGRAGAGSGDPEATEAGAATGDPETKTDGATGDTTTPGPDGATTGDATPAGAATRGRRTRVPFAHALRRFPPARQIPAATTRAVRSWSRGGSGRLVLPAMLILALIAAAGLAGGVLIPATSHVPPSRAGNAGGPNPDLTAPPTGPDGSVVPSDGAGPLPTGGLPGALPATARPADVLTGWAQQTSARTGVAPLAMEAYGYAELVLAQTRPACKLSWTTLAAIGYVESRHGTANGAQLDAKGASTPKIIGEPLDGQGNRMRIMDTDRGALDGDVTYDRAVGPMQFIPTTWQESGVDADNDGVKNPQDLDDAALAAGNYLCKGTRNLSVIEDWWNAILSYNNLHVYAQDVFNKANEYGANSRA
- a CDS encoding GNAT family N-acetyltransferase — encoded protein: MVREWDPRTASSAEIESLLDTVNAAFAADLPADPQWRNNSLREYLAEVMPGERRISWIAQEEPAADGTAGRIMGHIHVLLLGDIGVIDVLVHPAARRRGLGRELLAKAARRTYQEGFSSIGVEVIGDTPAIHFFEALGFAREYVETRSVLPLSTVDWVTLEEMAQGISSGYRLEFYPGGPPDEMLAAYARAKAEIRDIDDGDLDLRPSSYDPQRLRDSLSCLHRRGMKPYIVLAVHERTGEVAGLTEVVVPAQHPTRADQYDTIIVQDHRGYGIDRAIKARMLFELRTAEPDLAEVQTWNAQANEPMLKVNAELGFRAERDWCEYGVNVAELVHRLDATGTGTP